The window CAGGTGCTGGCGAAGCCCGGGAGCATCAAGCCGCACACGAAGTTCGAGGCGAGCGTGTACATCCTGTCGAAGGAAGAGGGTGGGCGTCACAGCGCGTTCTTCGGTGGGTACCGTCCGCAGTTCTACTTCCGGACGACGGACGTGACGGGCGTGGTGGAACTTCCGGAGGGCGTGGAGATGGTGATGCCCGGGGACAACATCACGTTCACGGTGGAACTGATCAAGCCCGTGGCGATGGAGGAGGGCCTGCGCTTCGCGATCCGCGAGGGCGGCCGTACCGTCGGCGCCGGCGTCGTCGCCAAGGTCACGGTCTGATCATGGTTGCCCCCAAGATTCGCATCAAGCTGCGCGGCTTTGACCACAAGGCGCTGGACACCAGCGCCAGCAAGATCGTGGACACCGTGCGCCGCACCGGTGCGGACGTGAGCGGCCCCGTGCCCCTCCCGACCCGCATCCGCCGCTTCTGCGTGCTCCGCAGCCCCTTCGTCAACAAGGACAGCCGCGAGCACTTCGAGATCCGCACGCACAACCGTCTGGTGGACATCATGAACCCCACCAAGAAGACGATTGACAGCCTCATGACCCTCGACCTGCCCACGGGCGTGGACATCGAGATCAAGACGGTGGGAGGCCGGGCATGAAGGGCATCCTCGGTACCAAGATCGGCATGACCCAGATCTGGAAGGGCGACAAGGCCGTTCCGGTCACGGTCGTCCTCGCCGGCCCCTGCCCCGTCGTGCAGCGCAAGACCGCTGCCACCGACGGCTACGAGGCCGTGCAGGTCGGCTTCTCGCCCAAGAGCGAGAAGCGCATCAACAAGCCCCAGATGGGTCACCTCAAGAAGGCCGGCGTGAGCGGCGTGCGATACCTGCGCGAGTTCCGTAACTTCACGCCCGCCGGCGACACCATCAACGTCGACATCTTCGCCGAAGGCGAGAAGATCGACGCGACCGGCACCAGCAAGGGCCGCGGTCACCAGGGCGTCATGCGCCGCTGGAATTTCAAGGGCGGTCCGGCCTCGCACGGCGCCAAGAAGTGGCACCGCCGTCCCGGTTCGATCGGCCAGCGCAAGACGCCCGGCCGCGTGTACAAAGGCAAGCGCATGTCCGGTCACTGGGGTGTCGAGCGCGTCACCGTGCAGAACCTCGAAGTGATCGAAGTGCGCCCCGGTGAGAACCTGATCCTGATCAAGGGCGCGATCCCCGGGATGACCGGCGGACTGGTGGTTCTGCGTCAGGCCGTCAAGGGAGCGAAGTAATGGCTCAGATTAACGTTGTGGGCAAGAACGCCCGCACCATCGAACTTGACCTGCCTCAGGCCAACAAGCACGTGCTGCACGAGGTCGTGACCTGGCAGCTCGCCAAGCGCCGCCAGGGCAGCGCCAGCACCAAGACGCGCGCCCAGGTCGCCAAGACCGGCCACAAGATGTACGGCCAGAAAGGCACCGGTAACGCCCGTCACGGCGACCGCAGCGCCCCGAACTTCGTGGGCGGCGGCGTGGCCTTCGGCCCCAAGCCCCGCAACTACGCCTACACCCTGCCCAAGAAGGTCCGTCGCCTCGGCCTCGCCATGGCGCTCGCCGACCGTCAGCAGGGCGGCAACCTGATCGCCGTGGACGGCTTCGAGCTGGACGGCAAGACCAAGAGCTTCCTCGGCTGGGCCGCACAGAACGGCCTGGACGGCACGCAGAGCGTGTTCCTCGTCACCGACGACGAGAACACCCGCCGCGCCGCCCGGAACCTGCCCTGGATCACGGCACTGCCCGTGGCCGGCCTCAACGTGTACGACATCCTGCGCCATGACCGCCTGGTGATCGACGCCGTCGTGCTGGAGCCCGCCAAGGAAGAGGAGGCCGCCCAGTGAACGCCTACGACACCATCAAGAAGCCCGTGATCAGCGAGAAGTCCTACGCCGGCATGGACCGTGGCGTGTACACCTTCTGGGTCGAGCCCGCCGCCACCAAGACCGACATCAAGAACGCGGTGCAGCAGGCGTTCGGTGTGACCGTCGTCAAGGTCGGCACGTTCAACGTGCTCGGCAAGCTGAAGCGGACCGGCAAGTTCATCGGCCGCCGCCCCAACCGCAAGAAGGCCATGGTCAAACTCGCCGAGGGGCAGAAGATCGAAGCCCTCGAGGGTCTGGTCTAAGGAGAGGTTGAACATGGCAGTCAAGAAATACCGTCCGTACACCCCCTCGCGCCGTCAGATGACGACGGCCGACTTCTCCGGCCTCACCAAGAAGCGCCCCGAGAAGAGCCTCACCGAGGGCATCCACAAGACCGGCGGCCACAACAACCGCGGTCGCGTGACCAGCCGCTTCATCGGCGGCGGCCACAAGAAGCTGTACCGCCGCATCGACTTCAAGCGTCGTGATAAGGCCGGCGTCACCGCCGTCGTCGCCGCGCTCGAGTACGATCCGAACCGCAGCGCCCGCATCGCCCTCCTGCACTACCGTGACGGCGAGAAGCGCTACATCCTGGCGCCCGAAGGCCTGCAGGTCGGCGCGACCGTCGTGAGCGGCCCCGAAGCCGAACCCAAGGTCGGCAACGCCATGCCCCTGCGCTTCATCCCCGTCGGCGCCGTCGTCCACAACGTGGAACTCGTGCCCGGCAAGGGCGCGCAGATGGCCCGCAGCGCCGGCACCAGCGTGCAGCTGCAGGGCAAGGAGAGCACCTACGTGCTCCTGCGCCTCCCCAGCGGCGAGATCCGCCGCGTGCACACCGAGTGCTACGCCACCATGGGCGCCGTCGGCAACGCGGAGCACAAGAACATCGTGCTCGGCAAGGCCGGACGCAGCCGCTGGCTCGGCCGCAAGCCGCACCAGCGCGGCAGTGCCATGAACCCCGTTGACCACCCCCACGGCGGTGGTGAAGGCCGCACCGGCGCGGGCCGTCAGCCGGTCAGCCCCTGGGGTCAGCTGGCGAAGGGTCTCAAGACCCGTCGCAAGCGCAAGGTTTCCGAGCGTTTCATCGTCACCCGCCGCGGCGGGAAGTGAAGGAGGGTAGCGTATGCCCCGTAGCCTGAAAAAAGGGCCGTTCGTGGACGACCACCTCCTGAACAAGGTGGACGCCCAGAACGACCGCAACGAGAAGCGCGTGATCAAGACCTGGTCGCGCCGCAGCACCGTGGTGCCCGAGATGATCGGTCACACCATCTCGGTGTACAACGGCAAGCAGCACATCCCGGTCTTCGTGAGCGAACAGATGATCGGCCACAAGCTTGGCGAGTTCAGCCCCACCCGCAACTACCGCGGCCACGGGTCTGACAAGTCCGCCAAAGGGAGCAAGAAGAAGTAATGCAGGCTAAAGCGATTGCGAAGTACATCCGCATGACGCCCCGCAAGGTCCGCCTTGTGATCGACGTCATCCGCGGCAAGGACGTCAAGGACGCCGAAGACCTGCTGCGCTTCATCCCCCGGATGGCCAGCACCCCGATCGACAAGGTGCTCAAGAGCGCCAAGGCGAATGCCGTGAACAACCACGACATGATCGAGGACCGTCTGTTCGTCGCCCAGGCCTACGTGGACGCGGGCCCCACCCTGAAGCGCCTCATCCCCCGTGCCCGTGGCAGCGCCAACATCATCAAGAAGCGCACCAGCCACATCACGATCATTCTGGAGGAGCGCCATGGGTAACAAGATCAACCCCAACGGCTTCCGCCTGGGCATCACCAAGGGCTGGAACAGCCGCTGGTACGCCGGGAAGAAGCAGTACAGCAAGCTGCTGGCCGAGGACGAGAAGATTCGCGGCCTGGTCGGCAAGCAGCTCAACGCGGCGGGCCTCGCCCGCATCGAGATCGAGCGCGCGGGCCAGCAGGTCAACGTGATCATCTCGGCCGCGAAGCCCGGCATCGTGATCGGCAAGGGCGGCGACAGCATCAAGAAGCTCCGCACCGACATCGAGAAGCTCGTGTCGGCCGGCACCGTCGCCGTGAACGTCGCCGAGATCCCGAACCCCAACACCAGCGCGCCCCTGGTCGCGCTGCGCGTCGCCGAGCAGATCGAGCGCCGCTTCGCGTTCCGCCGCGCCATGAAGCAGGCGGCGCAGCGCGTGATGGAGTCCGGCGCCCGCGGCGTCAAGGTCGTCCTCTCCGGCCGCCTCGGTGGCGCCGAGCAGGCCCGTACCGAGAAGGTCCTGGAAGGCCGCGTGCCCCTGCACACCCTCCGTGCCGACATCGACTACGGCACCGCGCTCGCCCGCACCACCTACGGCATCATCGGCATCAAGGTGCTGGTGTTCAACGGTGAAGTCATCGGTGGCAAGACCGAGACCGTCCAGCGCCCCGCCCGCCCCAGTGGCGAGCGCCGTCCCGAAGGTGACCGCCCCAACCGCCGTCGCCCCACCGCCCG of the Deinococcus aquiradiocola genome contains:
- the rpsJ gene encoding 30S ribosomal protein S10 — encoded protein: MVAPKIRIKLRGFDHKALDTSASKIVDTVRRTGADVSGPVPLPTRIRRFCVLRSPFVNKDSREHFEIRTHNRLVDIMNPTKKTIDSLMTLDLPTGVDIEIKTVGGRA
- the rplV gene encoding 50S ribosomal protein L22, yielding MQAKAIAKYIRMTPRKVRLVIDVIRGKDVKDAEDLLRFIPRMASTPIDKVLKSAKANAVNNHDMIEDRLFVAQAYVDAGPTLKRLIPRARGSANIIKKRTSHITIILEERHG
- a CDS encoding 50S ribosomal protein L23, giving the protein MNAYDTIKKPVISEKSYAGMDRGVYTFWVEPAATKTDIKNAVQQAFGVTVVKVGTFNVLGKLKRTGKFIGRRPNRKKAMVKLAEGQKIEALEGLV
- the rpsC gene encoding 30S ribosomal protein S3, with amino-acid sequence MGNKINPNGFRLGITKGWNSRWYAGKKQYSKLLAEDEKIRGLVGKQLNAAGLARIEIERAGQQVNVIISAAKPGIVIGKGGDSIKKLRTDIEKLVSAGTVAVNVAEIPNPNTSAPLVALRVAEQIERRFAFRRAMKQAAQRVMESGARGVKVVLSGRLGGAEQARTEKVLEGRVPLHTLRADIDYGTALARTTYGIIGIKVLVFNGEVIGGKTETVQRPARPSGERRPEGDRPNRRRPTARRRTGGE
- the rplC gene encoding 50S ribosomal protein L3, translating into MKGILGTKIGMTQIWKGDKAVPVTVVLAGPCPVVQRKTAATDGYEAVQVGFSPKSEKRINKPQMGHLKKAGVSGVRYLREFRNFTPAGDTINVDIFAEGEKIDATGTSKGRGHQGVMRRWNFKGGPASHGAKKWHRRPGSIGQRKTPGRVYKGKRMSGHWGVERVTVQNLEVIEVRPGENLILIKGAIPGMTGGLVVLRQAVKGAK
- the rpsS gene encoding 30S ribosomal protein S19 is translated as MPRSLKKGPFVDDHLLNKVDAQNDRNEKRVIKTWSRRSTVVPEMIGHTISVYNGKQHIPVFVSEQMIGHKLGEFSPTRNYRGHGSDKSAKGSKKK
- the rplD gene encoding 50S ribosomal protein L4; the protein is MAQINVVGKNARTIELDLPQANKHVLHEVVTWQLAKRRQGSASTKTRAQVAKTGHKMYGQKGTGNARHGDRSAPNFVGGGVAFGPKPRNYAYTLPKKVRRLGLAMALADRQQGGNLIAVDGFELDGKTKSFLGWAAQNGLDGTQSVFLVTDDENTRRAARNLPWITALPVAGLNVYDILRHDRLVIDAVVLEPAKEEEAAQ
- the rplB gene encoding 50S ribosomal protein L2, which translates into the protein MAVKKYRPYTPSRRQMTTADFSGLTKKRPEKSLTEGIHKTGGHNNRGRVTSRFIGGGHKKLYRRIDFKRRDKAGVTAVVAALEYDPNRSARIALLHYRDGEKRYILAPEGLQVGATVVSGPEAEPKVGNAMPLRFIPVGAVVHNVELVPGKGAQMARSAGTSVQLQGKESTYVLLRLPSGEIRRVHTECYATMGAVGNAEHKNIVLGKAGRSRWLGRKPHQRGSAMNPVDHPHGGGEGRTGAGRQPVSPWGQLAKGLKTRRKRKVSERFIVTRRGGK